A portion of the Chondrinema litorale genome contains these proteins:
- a CDS encoding MATE family efflux transporter: MKIKINHKEQYSKTLLLAYPIILSQMGQMLTGIVDNMMVGRVGTTSLAASSFANGIFSNVMIFGMGFAIGLTPLIGKAIGRKDSSKAANLFRHSLMVNLILGVLLTSVLFIASNYMDKMGQPEQVVTEAIPYFLVISSSMLPLMIFFSFKQFTEGISVTKPAMVFTLLSNLLNVILNYILIYGKFGIEPMGLVGAGWATLISRIFQAIGLFAYVWFSKRFAAYNQKAHHHFVFRKETIKELVSIGIPIALQFTMEVAAFAFGTIMMGWVGKTELAAHQIALSLASLTFMTVSGLASATTVRVSNQYGEGNYKEMRLAAMTACYMVLIFMAFSALIFLTFNHLLPLAFISDPEVIKVAASLLILAGVFQLFDGVQVTMMGALRGLSDVKVPTYIALIAYWFIALPVAYIFSFKLGFNEAGIWIGFCSGLGIAAILLYIRFNHISKRMIKDQNIIVDESNNISYQSA; this comes from the coding sequence GTGAAAATTAAAATAAACCATAAGGAACAATACAGTAAAACACTACTACTTGCCTATCCCATTATACTTTCTCAAATGGGTCAGATGCTTACAGGTATTGTAGACAACATGATGGTGGGTCGTGTAGGCACTACCTCTTTGGCTGCATCTTCATTTGCCAATGGTATATTTTCTAATGTAATGATATTTGGAATGGGCTTCGCAATTGGACTTACTCCCCTTATAGGAAAAGCCATTGGGAGAAAAGACAGTTCAAAAGCAGCAAACTTATTTAGACATAGCTTAATGGTAAACCTCATTCTAGGAGTGCTATTAACCTCTGTGCTTTTTATTGCTAGTAATTACATGGATAAAATGGGTCAGCCAGAACAAGTTGTTACAGAAGCAATTCCGTACTTTCTTGTTATAAGCAGCTCTATGTTGCCATTGATGATATTCTTCAGCTTTAAACAATTTACTGAAGGTATCTCTGTAACTAAGCCGGCAATGGTGTTTACTTTGTTAAGCAATTTGCTCAATGTAATACTGAATTACATATTAATCTACGGTAAATTCGGTATAGAACCAATGGGACTTGTTGGTGCTGGTTGGGCTACCCTAATTTCAAGAATATTTCAAGCTATAGGTCTATTTGCTTACGTCTGGTTTTCAAAGCGATTCGCTGCTTACAACCAAAAGGCACACCATCACTTTGTATTCAGAAAAGAAACTATTAAAGAGTTAGTTTCTATCGGTATACCTATTGCCCTACAATTTACAATGGAGGTAGCTGCTTTTGCCTTCGGTACTATTATGATGGGCTGGGTTGGAAAGACAGAACTTGCAGCTCACCAAATCGCATTGAGCCTTGCCTCTCTAACTTTTATGACAGTAAGTGGATTGGCCTCAGCAACTACAGTACGAGTAAGCAACCAATATGGAGAAGGTAACTATAAAGAAATGAGGCTAGCTGCCATGACGGCTTGCTACATGGTACTTATATTTATGGCTTTTAGTGCCTTAATATTTCTAACCTTCAATCATTTGTTGCCACTGGCATTTATCAGCGATCCTGAGGTGATAAAAGTAGCCGCTTCACTATTAATTTTAGCGGGTGTATTCCAATTATTCGATGGGGTACAAGTAACTATGATGGGTGCTCTTAGAGGTCTATCTGATGTAAAAGTACCAACTTACATCGCATTAATTGCTTACTGGTTTATAGCATTACCAGTCGCTTATATATTCTCTTTTAAACTGGGATTTAATGAAGCAGGAATTTGGATTGGCTTCTGTAGTGGATTAGGTATTGCAGCTATCTTACTTTATATACGCTTTAATCATATAAGTAAAAGAATGATAAAAGACCAAAATATTATAGTGGATGAAAGTAACAACATTAGCTATCAATCAGCTTAG
- the dinB gene encoding DNA polymerase IV encodes MHRKIIHIDMDAFFASVEQRDFPEYRGKPLAVGGSKERGVVAAASYEAREYGVRSAMPSSIAYRKCPHIIFVKSRFDVYKEVSKQIREIFFEYTDLVEPLSLDEAYLDVSENKKDIPSATIIAKEIKAAIKEKTGLTASAGISYNKFLAKIASDMDKPNGLYLVHPDKAEEFIEKLPIEKFHGIGKVTAQKMKNMGIHNGLDLKQREEFELIKAFGKAGRYFYKIARAIDERPVKPHRIRKSLGAERTYFQDISDEKEMVEAVHQVCEKVFDRMQGGKVKGKTLTLKIKTFDFQINTRSTTQNNYFESLEELKMVASELLYQPEFPDKPVRLLGVALSNLQNPEEVKHGVQLKIDFEE; translated from the coding sequence ATGCATAGAAAAATCATTCATATTGATATGGATGCGTTTTTTGCCTCAGTTGAACAAAGAGATTTTCCTGAATATCGAGGAAAACCACTTGCAGTTGGAGGATCAAAAGAAAGAGGAGTGGTTGCTGCAGCCAGTTATGAAGCCAGAGAGTATGGTGTTAGGTCTGCTATGCCTTCTTCTATCGCCTACAGAAAATGTCCGCATATAATTTTTGTAAAGTCTAGGTTCGATGTTTACAAAGAAGTTTCTAAACAGATAAGAGAAATATTTTTTGAATATACTGATTTAGTTGAGCCACTTTCATTAGATGAAGCTTATCTTGATGTAAGCGAGAATAAGAAAGACATTCCCTCAGCAACAATAATTGCCAAAGAAATTAAAGCAGCAATTAAAGAAAAAACAGGATTAACAGCTTCTGCTGGTATTTCTTATAATAAATTTTTGGCTAAAATCGCGTCAGATATGGATAAACCTAACGGTTTGTATTTGGTGCATCCAGACAAAGCTGAAGAGTTTATTGAAAAACTTCCTATTGAAAAATTTCATGGAATTGGCAAAGTAACTGCCCAGAAGATGAAAAATATGGGAATTCACAATGGGTTAGACTTAAAGCAAAGAGAAGAGTTTGAGTTAATAAAAGCATTTGGCAAAGCTGGCAGGTATTTCTACAAGATTGCAAGAGCGATAGATGAAAGACCTGTAAAACCTCATAGAATTAGAAAATCACTTGGTGCTGAAAGAACTTATTTTCAAGATATATCAGATGAAAAGGAAATGGTAGAAGCTGTGCATCAGGTATGTGAGAAGGTTTTTGATCGTATGCAAGGTGGCAAGGTAAAAGGAAAAACATTAACCTTAAAAATTAAAACTTTTGATTTTCAAATTAATACTCGCAGTACAACTCAAAATAATTATTTCGAAAGTTTAGAAGAATTAAAAATGGTTGCCAGCGAATTGCTATATCAGCCAGAATTCCCCGACAAACCAGTAAGACTTTTGGGTGTAGCTTTATCTAACCTTCAAAATCCAGAAGAAGTTAAACATGGTGTGCAGCTAAAAATTGATTTTGAAGAGTAA
- a CDS encoding DUF2202 domain-containing protein: MKTLKNSLENSRKFGMSFLLIFLFPALMSNLTVPKNDNPLSGAEKEGLVYTLEEARLAQNVNAYLHDKWQEATFEYVLNDETNNILKFQRFIKKQGGSDPLSYAVNGKFNIPSMQDEYNKYIKIGKNSLLSAYYVSMTLEEQNYLNMENRINESKNTDLIKMYTNRLSSIGDHMRVLDKHMKKMDVAYEAQYMSQEKFEGILNPDILLDDVSM; encoded by the coding sequence ATGAAAACACTTAAAAATTCTTTAGAAAACAGTAGAAAATTCGGAATGTCATTCCTGTTAATTTTCTTATTCCCAGCGCTAATGTCTAACCTTACTGTTCCAAAAAATGACAACCCATTAAGTGGAGCAGAAAAAGAAGGTTTAGTATATACACTTGAAGAAGCTAGGCTTGCTCAAAATGTAAATGCATACTTACATGACAAATGGCAAGAAGCTACATTTGAATATGTGCTTAATGATGAAACAAACAACATACTTAAGTTTCAAAGATTTATTAAAAAACAAGGTGGTTCAGATCCATTAAGTTATGCTGTAAATGGTAAGTTCAATATACCTAGCATGCAAGATGAATATAATAAGTATATCAAAATTGGAAAAAACAGCTTGCTATCTGCTTATTATGTAAGTATGACTCTCGAAGAGCAAAATTATTTAAACATGGAAAACAGAATTAATGAGTCTAAAAATACTGATCTCATTAAAATGTACACAAATAGATTAAGCAGCATTGGAGACCATATGAGAGTTTTAGACAAACATATGAAAAAAATGGATGTAGCTTATGAAGCTCAGTACATGAGCCAAGAAAAATTTGAAGGTATTCTTAACCCAGACATTTTGTTGGACGATGTTTCAATGTAA
- a CDS encoding SCO family protein: MLIYGSQEIVEKTDENNKTFNDTIYHIINDYQFVDQDSDFVTPETFVNCIYVTDFFFTTCPSICPKMTAQMMRVYEEFEENRKVKLLSHSIDPTHDTVAVLKEYADNLGVKSDKWHFVTGTKEDIFEMGRKNYMVAVVEDENAEGGFFHGGHFILVDNKRRIRGIYDGTDSLDVNNLLNDIPILLKEVNKDLAQ; the protein is encoded by the coding sequence TTGTTAATTTATGGTTCACAGGAAATAGTTGAAAAAACAGATGAAAATAATAAAACGTTCAATGACACTATTTATCATATCATCAACGACTATCAATTTGTAGATCAGGATAGTGATTTTGTAACTCCCGAAACATTTGTAAATTGCATTTACGTTACTGATTTTTTCTTTACCACTTGCCCCTCAATTTGTCCTAAAATGACTGCACAAATGATGCGAGTTTATGAAGAATTCGAAGAAAATCGAAAAGTAAAACTCCTTTCGCATTCTATAGACCCAACACATGATACTGTAGCAGTTTTAAAAGAATATGCTGATAATCTGGGGGTTAAAAGTGATAAATGGCATTTTGTTACTGGAACCAAAGAAGATATTTTCGAAATGGGTAGAAAAAATTATATGGTTGCAGTGGTAGAAGATGAAAATGCAGAAGGTGGGTTTTTCCACGGTGGGCATTTTATCCTCGTTGACAATAAAAGAAGAATAAGGGGTATTTACGATGGTACAGACTCTTTAGATGTAAACAACCTGCTAAACGATATTCCAATTCTTTTAAAAGAAGTAAATAAAGATTTAGCTCAGTAA